In a genomic window of Cuculus canorus isolate bCucCan1 chromosome Z, bCucCan1.pri, whole genome shotgun sequence:
- the LOC128850485 gene encoding uncharacterized protein LOC128850485 isoform X1: protein MLLRSGRRKSDEVFFYAKQSVKTQSLLKTVKTAPGKPVEFSLRETLKCYILTEDSKTVHFDVDDEGHHEISTKDTQSCEDIAWLNMFTRGGSATNDSRNFVILTQRSKHDEFVLLCKGKKQRSLKVLKAPRSEPDYPPVERRNTRKRKHEYPDFKQLNEDNHFFIMHYQGESVQFQCYEDRNYYLYVNDDSLDIRKLENKGSKDDKNFYFRVSYL, encoded by the exons ATGCTGCTCCGCTCAGGCCGCAGAAAGTCAGATGAAGTGTTTTTCTATGCAAAGCAGTCTGTTAAGACACAATCTCTGCTGAAGACTGTGAAAACAGCTCCTGGAAAGCCAG TAGAATTTAGTCTTCgagaaacactgaaatgctATATACTGACTGAAGATTCGAAAACAGTGCATTTTGACGTAGATGATGAAGGCCATCATGAAATATCAACCAAGGATACACAATCCTGTGAAG ATATTGCATGGTTAAACATGTTCACAAGGGGTGGATCAGCAACTAATG ATTCTAGAAATTTTGTGATCCTTACACAGAGATCAAAGCATGATGAATTTGTCCTGTTGTGCAAGGGTAAGAAGCAGCGCTCTCTGAAG GTTTTAAAAGCGCCCCGTTCAGAGCCAGATTACCCTCCAGTGGAAAGACGCAACACGAGAAAACGCAAGCATGAATATCCTGACTTCAAACAG CTGAATGAAGATAATCACTTTTTCATCATGCATTACCAAGGAGAATCAGTGCAGTTCCAATGCTATGAAGACAGAAATTACTACTTGTATGTGAATGACGACTCACTTGATATTCgcaagctggaaaacaaaggatCCAAAGATGATAAAAATTTTTACTTCAGGGTGTCATATTTATAG
- the LOC128850485 gene encoding uncharacterized protein LOC128850485 isoform X2 — protein MLLRSGRRKSDEVFFYAKQSVKTQSLLKTVKTAPGKPEFSLRETLKCYILTEDSKTVHFDVDDEGHHEISTKDTQSCEDIAWLNMFTRGGSATNDSRNFVILTQRSKHDEFVLLCKGKKQRSLKVLKAPRSEPDYPPVERRNTRKRKHEYPDFKQLNEDNHFFIMHYQGESVQFQCYEDRNYYLYVNDDSLDIRKLENKGSKDDKNFYFRVSYL, from the exons ATGCTGCTCCGCTCAGGCCGCAGAAAGTCAGATGAAGTGTTTTTCTATGCAAAGCAGTCTGTTAAGACACAATCTCTGCTGAAGACTGTGAAAACAGCTCCTGGAAAGCCAG AATTTAGTCTTCgagaaacactgaaatgctATATACTGACTGAAGATTCGAAAACAGTGCATTTTGACGTAGATGATGAAGGCCATCATGAAATATCAACCAAGGATACACAATCCTGTGAAG ATATTGCATGGTTAAACATGTTCACAAGGGGTGGATCAGCAACTAATG ATTCTAGAAATTTTGTGATCCTTACACAGAGATCAAAGCATGATGAATTTGTCCTGTTGTGCAAGGGTAAGAAGCAGCGCTCTCTGAAG GTTTTAAAAGCGCCCCGTTCAGAGCCAGATTACCCTCCAGTGGAAAGACGCAACACGAGAAAACGCAAGCATGAATATCCTGACTTCAAACAG CTGAATGAAGATAATCACTTTTTCATCATGCATTACCAAGGAGAATCAGTGCAGTTCCAATGCTATGAAGACAGAAATTACTACTTGTATGTGAATGACGACTCACTTGATATTCgcaagctggaaaacaaaggatCCAAAGATGATAAAAATTTTTACTTCAGGGTGTCATATTTATAG